One Oncorhynchus clarkii lewisi isolate Uvic-CL-2024 chromosome 32, UVic_Ocla_1.0, whole genome shotgun sequence DNA window includes the following coding sequences:
- the LOC139391591 gene encoding ribosome biogenesis protein bop1-like, giving the protein MKMVNYSVLEHTVLLLNPSLGDRLVVSSTDQLITAYEPPEEDKEQAVTWALSEGLEHNKGHRLTLTHPKAVKQVVWHGKGDYLSSVMPDNSSNLQVLIHQVSKRRTQNPFRKNKGLVQCVSFHPLRPYFFVATQRYVRVYNLIKQELTKKLMTNCKWISSMAIHPGGDNLICGSYDCRLAWFDLDLSTKPYKMLRHHKKALRGVAYHRNYPLFASGADDGSVIVCHGMVYNDLLQNPLIVPVKVLKGHQITHDLGVLDVTFHPTQPWVFSSGADTTIRLFT; this is encoded by the exons tgaGCATACAGTGCTGCTGTTGAACCCATCTTTGGGAGACAGGCTGGTGGTGAGCTCCACAGACCAGCTGATCACCGCCTACGAGCCcccagaggaggacaaggagcaggCCGTCACCTGGGCTCTGTCTGAAGGCCTGGAGCACAACAAGGGACACCGCCTTACCCTCACCCACCCCAAG gCAGTAAAGCAGGTAGTTTGGCATGGTAAGGGTGACTACCTGTCCAGCGTCATGCCTGACAACAGCAGCAACCTGCAGGTGCTGATCCACCAGGTGAGCAAGCGGCGGACGCAGAACCCCTTCCGCAAGAATAAGGGCCTGGTGCAGTGCGTCTCCTTCCACCCGCTGCGGCCCTACTTCTTCGTGGCCACGCAGCGCTACGTGCGCGTCTACAACCTCATCAAGCAAGAGCTGACCAAGAAGCTGATGACCAACTGCAAGTGGATCTCCAGCATGGCCATTCACCCTGGAG GTGATAACCTGATCTGTGGCAGCTATGACTGCAGACTGGCCTGGTTTGATCTGGACCTCTCTACCAAACCGTACAAGATGCTGCG GCACCACAAGAAGGCCTTGAGGGGCGTGGCTTATCACAGGAACTACCCCCTATTCGCCTCTGGTGCTGATGACGGCAGTGTGATCGTCTGCCACGGCATGGTCTACAA TGACCTGCTCCAGAATCCTCTTATTGTACCAGTCAAGGTACTGAAGGGTCACCAGATCACCCATGATCTGGGGGTCCTAGACGTGACCTTCCACCCCACCCAGCCCTGGGTCTTCTCCTCGGGGGCTGACACCACCATCCGCCTCTTCACCTAA